The following coding sequences lie in one Devosia litorisediminis genomic window:
- a CDS encoding LLM class flavin-dependent oxidoreductase, translating to MTAPFALSLQDLAPIAEGTSTSQAMAETIALAQTADELGYERLWYAEHHGMPSIASSVPEILIGSAAAHTKSIRVGSGGVMLLNHAPLRIAEAYRTLEGLHPGRIDLGLGRAPGGDGYAMRALRSGGGEEFSNYLAELMAFDEDSFPADHPYSRVPVSPGGISLPPKWLLGSSGNSAQAAGQLGFGYAFAAHFSHTPPAPAFETYCNAFKPSAAFPKPRTIMCVSVICAPTDEEAQYLSRSQAVSWALFTSGEQRKLMSPEEAHARVLTPQQQAVIDHQSSLWIIGSPQTVADTIAEKARGSAADEVMMTTTIHDYGLRRRSYELVAKAFDVAPRV from the coding sequence ATGACTGCACCCTTTGCCCTGTCGCTGCAGGATCTCGCTCCCATTGCCGAAGGCACCTCCACTTCTCAGGCGATGGCTGAAACCATCGCCCTGGCGCAGACGGCCGATGAACTGGGCTATGAGCGGCTCTGGTATGCCGAGCATCACGGCATGCCCTCGATCGCTTCTTCGGTCCCCGAAATCCTGATTGGCAGCGCCGCGGCCCACACCAAATCCATTCGCGTGGGGTCCGGGGGCGTCATGCTGCTCAACCATGCGCCGCTGCGCATCGCCGAGGCTTATCGCACGCTTGAGGGATTGCATCCGGGGCGTATCGATCTGGGGCTAGGCCGTGCGCCCGGCGGCGATGGTTATGCGATGCGGGCGCTGCGCAGTGGTGGGGGCGAGGAATTCTCCAACTATCTGGCCGAGCTGATGGCCTTTGATGAGGACAGCTTTCCGGCCGATCATCCCTATTCCCGGGTGCCGGTATCGCCCGGCGGAATCAGCCTGCCGCCGAAGTGGCTGCTGGGCTCGTCGGGCAATAGTGCGCAGGCGGCCGGCCAATTGGGTTTTGGCTATGCCTTTGCCGCCCATTTCAGCCATACCCCGCCCGCCCCGGCGTTCGAGACCTATTGCAACGCCTTCAAGCCCAGTGCCGCTTTTCCCAAGCCCCGGACCATTATGTGCGTTTCGGTGATCTGCGCGCCGACAGATGAGGAAGCGCAATATCTCTCGCGCTCGCAGGCGGTGAGCTGGGCGCTGTTCACCTCGGGCGAGCAGCGCAAGCTGATGAGCCCCGAAGAGGCCCATGCCCGCGTTTTGACGCCCCAGCAGCAGGCGGTGATCGATCACCAGTCGAGCCTGTGGATCATCGGCTCGCCCCAGACGGTGGCTGACACCATCGCCGAAAAGGCCAGGGGCAGTGCTGCCGATGAGGTGATGATGACAACCACCATCCACGATTACGGGCTGCGCCGGCGCTCCTATGAGCTGGTGGCCAAGGCCTTCGATGTGGCGCCACGGGTCTAA
- a CDS encoding acyloxyacyl hydrolase, protein MTKLHIAAFAIAASTLCSAVAQAQSLTTPQPFADIVDELRFGIHAHDVSYILFAKPWEYKLDQIEDISFDVLFKSPDIEAFRWIGSPRPDLGVTLNLDGQDSLLHLSLTWQLPIFDTPFYLEGAFGGAVHNGYLTNSPDPTRYANFGCRLNFYERYGVGAHLSDSVTATLTYEHTSNNGWCDMNQGLSNVGVRVGWKF, encoded by the coding sequence GTGACGAAACTGCATATCGCCGCTTTTGCCATTGCCGCCTCGACCCTGTGCAGTGCAGTTGCGCAGGCCCAGAGCCTGACCACGCCGCAACCCTTTGCCGATATTGTCGACGAATTGCGCTTCGGCATCCACGCCCATGATGTCAGCTATATCCTGTTTGCCAAGCCGTGGGAATACAAGCTCGACCAGATCGAAGACATCAGCTTTGACGTCCTGTTCAAATCGCCCGATATCGAAGCGTTCCGCTGGATCGGCTCCCCACGACCCGATCTGGGCGTCACGCTCAACCTGGATGGTCAGGACAGCCTGCTCCATCTCAGCCTGACCTGGCAGTTGCCCATCTTCGATACCCCGTTCTATCTCGAGGGTGCTTTTGGTGGTGCCGTGCACAATGGCTATCTGACCAATTCGCCCGACCCCACGCGCTATGCCAATTTTGGCTGTCGCCTCAATTTCTACGAACGCTACGGCGTGGGCGCCCATCTCAGCGACAGCGTGACGGCCACACTGACCTATGAGCACACGTCCAATAATGGCTGGTGCGACATGAATCAGGGCCTGTCCAATGTTGGTGTTCGCGTCGGCTGGAAGTTCTAG
- a CDS encoding NAD(P)/FAD-dependent oxidoreductase, whose protein sequence is MPHYDVVILGAGAAGMMAAIEAGRRGRSVLVVDHAKYAGEKIRISGGGRCNFTNINATIDKGRDRFVSANPRFALSALSRYTPEMFIAMVKDHGISFHEKTLGQLFCDGPATQINTMLLHEMRKAGVTLVLETSVEAVDRGTDGFSLQLSTSSITAESLIVATGGKSIPKMGASGLGYQLASQFGLRLTETRPGLVPLTFETGALEKLKELSGIATDAIVSHGKTAFEEALLFTHRGLSGPAILQISSYWREGDTITVDLLPHEDAGEKLRAARKATPKLQVQTVLGSFMPKKLAQLLGEALDMPGMIGDFSDKKLAVVEAILKAWTLKPVGSEGYRTAEVTLGGIDTRDLDAKTMGARDVPGLYFVGEVVDVTGWLGGYNFQWAWASGWAAGQVA, encoded by the coding sequence ATGCCCCATTATGATGTCGTCATTCTTGGCGCCGGCGCTGCCGGCATGATGGCCGCCATCGAAGCGGGACGACGCGGTCGTTCGGTTCTGGTGGTGGATCACGCCAAATATGCCGGTGAGAAAATCCGCATATCGGGCGGTGGGCGCTGCAATTTCACCAATATCAACGCCACTATCGACAAGGGACGTGACCGTTTTGTCAGCGCCAATCCGCGCTTTGCGCTGTCGGCGCTGAGCCGCTACACACCCGAGATGTTCATTGCGATGGTCAAGGATCACGGCATCAGCTTCCATGAAAAGACGCTGGGGCAATTGTTCTGCGATGGCCCAGCCACCCAGATCAACACCATGCTGCTGCACGAAATGCGCAAGGCCGGCGTCACTCTGGTGCTTGAGACCAGCGTGGAGGCGGTGGATCGGGGCACTGACGGGTTCTCCCTGCAGTTGAGTACCTCCTCGATCACTGCCGAAAGCCTGATTGTGGCCACGGGTGGCAAGTCCATTCCCAAGATGGGGGCCAGCGGTCTGGGCTATCAGCTGGCCAGCCAGTTCGGCTTGCGGCTGACTGAAACCCGACCGGGTCTGGTGCCGCTGACCTTCGAGACCGGGGCGCTGGAAAAGCTCAAGGAACTCTCGGGCATCGCCACCGATGCCATTGTCAGCCATGGCAAGACGGCGTTCGAAGAGGCTTTGCTGTTCACCCATCGCGGCTTGTCGGGGCCGGCGATCCTGCAGATTTCGTCCTATTGGCGCGAAGGCGATACCATCACGGTTGATCTGCTGCCGCATGAGGATGCAGGCGAAAAGCTGCGCGCGGCACGCAAGGCCACACCCAAGCTGCAGGTGCAGACCGTGCTGGGCAGTTTCATGCCTAAAAAGCTGGCGCAATTGCTGGGTGAGGCGCTCGATATGCCCGGCATGATCGGAGATTTTTCCGACAAGAAGCTGGCCGTGGTCGAAGCGATTCTCAAGGCATGGACGCTCAAGCCCGTCGGCTCGGAAGGCTACCGCACCGCAGAAGTCACGCTGGGCGGTATCGATACGCGCGATCTCGATGCCAAGACCATGGGCGCCCGCGATGTGCCGGGATTGTATTTCGTGGGTGAAGTGGTCGATGTCACCGGCTGGCTGGGTGGTTATAACTTCCAGTGGGCCTGGGCCTCGGGCTGGGCCGCCGGGCAGGTCGCCTAG
- the alaE gene encoding L-alanine exporter AlaE codes for MRLFIVDTLATIIFFTIIATFTELVIAGMAPGQVLITRAIMVVMMALTGRLYAAWRDWVFARMLPRRRIGRAVVDVVAFMAFQVPLYAATLALAGADPGKIITALGSATLFMLTLSRPFGLFLEWVRRLTHVVMPAQR; via the coding sequence ATGCGCCTGTTTATTGTCGACACCCTCGCAACCATCATCTTTTTCACCATCATAGCGACCTTCACAGAGCTGGTCATTGCGGGCATGGCGCCGGGTCAGGTGCTGATCACCCGCGCCATCATGGTGGTGATGATGGCGTTGACAGGGCGGCTGTACGCCGCCTGGCGCGACTGGGTGTTTGCCAGGATGCTGCCACGCCGGCGGATCGGCCGGGCCGTTGTCGATGTCGTGGCCTTCATGGCTTTTCAGGTGCCGCTCTACGCGGCAACGCTGGCGCTGGCCGGGGCGGATCCGGGCAAGATCATAACCGCGCTGGGCTCGGCCACGCTGTTCATGCTGACCCTGAGCCGGCCCTTTGGGCTGTTTCTGGAGTGGGTGCGTCGCCTGACCCATGTGGTGATGCCCGCCCAGCGCTGA